The proteins below are encoded in one region of Halocatena salina:
- a CDS encoding tetratricopeptide repeat protein: MADDGDPSHRFSEGEGFDDPYEGFDLEPEFDIDPSQVDPVDSRVLTDNLDVGQLPQDDIDVERLIEIGIEYTQINRYEQATETFERVARLTDDDRLKQEARVNKGAAHAQLEEYDAAIGAYQEALRIDEESEHAATAETNLAYALWESGRSEQALSHSERAVELDPRFGQAWYNRGFFLAERGLAEDAVDCFNNALRLGFRNADILEEKATALEELGKDEEAEEVAAQAEEIRQQAESRMME; the protein is encoded by the coding sequence GATCCGTCCCACCGATTCTCCGAAGGTGAGGGGTTTGACGATCCCTACGAGGGGTTCGATCTCGAACCCGAGTTCGACATCGATCCGAGTCAGGTCGATCCCGTGGATTCACGGGTGCTCACAGACAATCTCGACGTGGGCCAGCTACCACAGGACGACATCGACGTGGAACGGCTCATCGAGATCGGCATCGAATACACGCAGATCAATCGGTACGAGCAGGCGACCGAGACGTTCGAGCGCGTCGCCCGTCTGACCGATGATGATCGCCTCAAACAGGAGGCACGAGTGAACAAGGGGGCTGCCCACGCGCAACTGGAGGAGTACGACGCGGCGATCGGCGCGTATCAGGAAGCGCTCCGGATCGACGAGGAGAGCGAACACGCTGCGACTGCGGAAACCAATCTCGCCTACGCGCTCTGGGAATCTGGCCGGTCCGAGCAGGCACTTTCCCACTCAGAACGCGCGGTCGAACTCGATCCCCGGTTCGGCCAAGCGTGGTACAACCGTGGCTTTTTCCTCGCGGAACGTGGTCTCGCCGAGGACGCCGTCGACTGTTTCAACAACGCACTTCGTCTCGGATTCAGAAACGCCGACATCCTCGAAGAGAAGGCCACGGCGCTTGAAGAGCTTGGAAAGGACGAGGAGGCCGAAGAAGTCGCCGCTCAAGCCGAAGAGATACGCCAACAAGCAGAGAGTCGGATGATGGAGTGA
- a CDS encoding DUF424 domain-containing protein: protein MLLTQHETDRGLLVAVCDTDVVGDTFENEQATLTVDAEFYADDARTADEDAVIEALSRATIANIVGTRAVTIAIEHGIIDEASVLDFDGTRHAQLLRL, encoded by the coding sequence ATGTTACTCACACAGCACGAAACGGATCGGGGATTGCTCGTTGCGGTGTGTGACACCGACGTCGTCGGAGACACGTTTGAAAACGAGCAAGCGACGCTCACGGTCGACGCGGAGTTTTACGCCGATGATGCCCGAACCGCTGACGAAGACGCCGTGATCGAGGCGCTCTCGCGGGCGACGATCGCCAATATCGTCGGCACCCGTGCCGTGACGATCGCCATCGAACACGGGATCATCGACGAAGCGTCAGTGCTCGATTTCGATGGCACGCGACACGCACAGCTGTTGCGACTGTAA
- a CDS encoding IMPACT family protein, which translates to MARDTHSCCDCNSMDTTKAYRTLAGRGTAVVSIQGSEFIGHASPVTGQVAAETFVETIRENHSDATHNVPAYRVHTGTERRLLREYSSDDGEPSGSAGKPVLNVLQGQELENAAVVVTRHFGGTELGVGGLVRAYSRVTTQAIDAAGTIDTVPHEELLVTVDYDDSGTVRGTLESAGVEFEATYEEQVAFDVRVPVADSDDLCDRLQSATSGRAKID; encoded by the coding sequence ATGGCACGCGACACGCACAGCTGTTGCGACTGTAACAGCATGGACACCACCAAAGCGTATCGCACGTTGGCCGGACGGGGAACAGCCGTCGTTTCTATTCAAGGCTCGGAGTTTATCGGCCACGCATCGCCTGTAACGGGGCAGGTCGCCGCCGAAACGTTCGTCGAAACCATCCGAGAGAATCATTCCGACGCCACCCACAACGTCCCGGCCTACCGCGTCCACACGGGGACGGAACGCCGATTGCTTAGGGAGTATTCGAGCGACGACGGGGAGCCGTCTGGATCGGCTGGAAAGCCGGTGTTGAATGTGCTACAGGGCCAAGAGCTAGAAAATGCGGCCGTGGTCGTAACGCGACATTTCGGCGGTACTGAGCTTGGCGTCGGTGGACTTGTCCGTGCGTATTCCCGGGTAACCACCCAAGCGATCGACGCGGCAGGCACCATCGACACCGTCCCTCACGAGGAACTCCTCGTCACCGTCGACTACGACGATTCGGGAACGGTACGCGGAACGCTCGAAAGCGCCGGCGTCGAGTTTGAGGCCACCTACGAGGAGCAGGTTGCGTTCGACGTGCGGGTGCCAGTCGCCGACAGCGACGACTTGTGCGATCGGCTCCAAAGCGCAACGAGCGGCCGTGCGAAGATCGACTGA
- the upp gene encoding uracil phosphoribosyltransferase has product MAIEDRDNVHVITHALARDTLSTLRDTSTAQVSFRKGLVKLGRVCGYEIIDGAMETEYVPVTTPLTEITGERLTGLDDVVIINVLRAATPFVEGLLKAFPSARQGIISAGRDEQAGMDEDGTFPISIDYVKLPDINPEDTVIVADPMLATGSTMCAVLEEVLDNQPDPENLFVLSAVSAPDGVLRVDEAVPTATLLTVALDDHLDEDGYIVPGLGDAGDRAFGTD; this is encoded by the coding sequence ATGGCCATCGAAGACCGAGATAACGTCCACGTCATCACACACGCGCTGGCGCGGGACACGCTGTCGACGCTTCGTGACACGAGCACGGCGCAAGTGTCGTTCCGGAAGGGACTCGTCAAACTCGGGCGCGTCTGTGGATACGAGATCATCGACGGTGCGATGGAGACGGAGTACGTTCCGGTGACGACGCCGCTCACGGAGATCACCGGTGAGCGACTCACTGGACTCGACGACGTGGTGATCATCAACGTGCTTCGCGCGGCAACGCCGTTCGTCGAAGGACTGTTGAAGGCGTTTCCGAGCGCGCGACAGGGGATCATCAGCGCCGGGCGCGACGAGCAAGCTGGGATGGACGAGGATGGCACGTTTCCCATCTCCATCGATTACGTGAAGCTACCGGACATCAATCCCGAGGACACCGTGATCGTCGCGGACCCGATGCTCGCAACGGGCAGTACGATGTGTGCCGTTCTCGAAGAGGTGCTTGACAACCAACCCGATCCCGAAAACCTGTTCGTGCTCTCGGCTGTGAGCGCGCCCGATGGCGTGTTGCGCGTCGACGAGGCTGTTCCCACGGCAACGCTTCTCACCGTCGCTCTAGACGACCACCTCGACGAAGACGGCTACATCGTCCCCGGTCTCGGTGACGCCGGTGACCGGGCGTTCGGAACCGATTGA
- a CDS encoding ArsA family ATPase, producing MGSFVFFGGKGGVGKTTVASAYALQCSQAGVRTLVVSTDPAHSTSDVFEQEFGDEPTPVEGYEDLSAMEIDPTAEIDEHLQETKRALDDHVSASMVNAIDRQIELAHRTPGAYEAALFDRFIDVMADAEAYDRIVFDTAPTGGTLRLLSLPDALDGWIERLIEKRTRSIDLFEKAAIGDREARRKAETDPIIARLRERKDRFEFAGRMLRDSATFYLVLTPDELSIRETRRTIEDLTDHDLPVSGLIVNRLTPQPDDDEQGQGGQFLRQRCATERERLDTIRTLAPPVVATIQTRAGEIKGDLLDDVASGLSVER from the coding sequence ATGGGATCGTTCGTTTTCTTCGGGGGAAAAGGCGGGGTTGGCAAGACGACGGTTGCCTCGGCGTACGCCCTACAGTGTAGTCAGGCGGGCGTTAGAACGCTGGTAGTGTCGACGGATCCGGCACACAGCACGAGCGACGTGTTCGAACAGGAGTTCGGTGACGAGCCCACTCCTGTCGAGGGGTACGAGGATCTCTCTGCGATGGAGATCGATCCCACAGCGGAGATCGATGAGCATCTACAGGAAACCAAACGGGCGTTGGACGACCACGTGAGCGCCTCGATGGTCAACGCGATCGATCGACAGATCGAACTCGCCCACCGAACACCCGGTGCCTACGAGGCCGCACTGTTCGACCGGTTCATCGACGTGATGGCCGACGCCGAGGCGTACGACCGCATCGTCTTCGACACCGCCCCGACGGGAGGGACCCTCCGGCTGCTGTCGCTTCCCGACGCCCTCGATGGGTGGATCGAGCGGCTCATCGAGAAGCGAACCCGGAGCATCGATCTGTTCGAGAAGGCGGCGATCGGCGACCGAGAAGCGAGGCGGAAAGCCGAAACCGACCCCATCATCGCCAGGCTTCGAGAGCGAAAGGATCGATTCGAGTTCGCCGGGCGGATGCTCCGGGATTCGGCGACGTTCTATCTCGTACTCACCCCCGACGAACTCTCCATTCGCGAAACACGGCGTACGATCGAAGATCTCACCGATCACGATCTCCCCGTTTCGGGTCTGATCGTCAATCGTCTCACACCCCAACCCGACGATGACGAACAGGGACAAGGTGGACAGTTCCTCCGTCAACGCTGTGCCACCGAACGCGAACGTCTCGACACCATCCGGACGTTGGCACCGCCCGTCGTCGCTACCATCCAAACACGAGCCGGTGAGATCAAGGGCGACCTGCTCGATGACGTTGCGAGTGGCCTGTCGGTTGAACGGTAG